A part of Tigriopus californicus strain San Diego chromosome 10, Tcal_SD_v2.1, whole genome shotgun sequence genomic DNA contains:
- the LOC131887980 gene encoding uncharacterized protein LOC131887980 translates to MPWMMSPMLSSSILTIANRSFLRMCTRRVYSPEDPNMNTTTLNENQTKSDESNKWNIPMFEVLGTGQVSLSQQKMQDIAHIKNQSNLPIRDMRMFYQSKVLQESLPVILSRPSSHCFLLSLEHIRLYCLKDRCLILSPEEIPVQSFAADLKHRLTVGQNRQEVRNGEPTMHHFLESLNNGSHDKFEVIVLETALGHVVSKFKRLLNILKPVLDLVLQETSATPNSAMLRRILAFRKSLNTFEMSVKNVRSAVTDILRDQVDLEGLCLTEDSKPAHDEMELLLEAYNSDLKEIECELRNIQEMIEDTNDFIKIHLNSTRNKMIRMGLFMEMGTLAVGSGALVAGTFGMNLTHGFEEHPTAFYVTTGGILFVISSVFGMTVRRYNVMNFDYTSARSYQALKHFFSYVENIEAAIQKSEGKTIDKGEFRTLLEPVIGTQLSQEEIDDIFEVLDQNHDGWVNISELTHPVNRTFISKQMQKQRKR, encoded by the coding sequence ATGCCTTGGATGATGAGTCCCATGCTCTCATCGAGTATCTTGACCATCGCCAATCGCTCCTTTCTACGCATGTGTACCAGACGAGTGTATTCTCCGGAAGATCCCAACATGAACACCACCACCTTGAACGAGAATCAAACCAAGTCGGATGAGTCCAACAAGTGGAACATCCCCATGTTCGAGGTCTTGGGAACTGGTCAGGTCTCGTTATCACAACAGAAGATGCAAGATATCGCTCACATCAAAAACCAATCCAATCTACCTATCCGAGATATGCGCATGTTCTACCAGAGTAAGGTCCTACAAGAATCCTTACCCGTGATCTTATCTCGGCCTTCATCGCACTGTTTCTTGCTCAGCTTGGAGCATATCCGACTCTATTGTCTAAAAGACCGATGTCTCATCCTAAGTCCGGAGGAGATCCCCGTCCAATCGTTCGCTGCCGATCTCAAGCATCGGTTGACGGTGGGACAAAATCGGCAAGAGGTCCGGAACGGGGAGCCCACTATGCATCATTTCCTGGAGTCCTTGAACAACGGATCGCACGACAAATTCGAAGTGATTGTACTAGAAACGGCCTTAGGTCACGTGGTGAGTAAGTTCAAGCGATTGTTGAACATCTTGAAGCCCGTGTTGGACCTGGTGCTCCAAGAGACCTCAGCCACGCCCAATTCGGCCATGTTGAGACGAATCTTGGCTTTTAGAAAGAGCTTGAACACTTTCGAAATGTCTGTAAAGAACGTGCGAAGTGCTGTGACCGATATTCTACGAGACCAAGTTGATCTGGAGGGACTTTGTTTAACGGAGGACTCGAAGCCCGCTCACGATGAAATGGAGTTATTGTTGGAAGCCTACAATTCAGATCTCAAAGAAATTGAGTGCGAGCTTCGGAACATCCAAGAGATGATCGAAGACACCAACGACTTCATCAAGATCCACTTGAACAGTACGCGCAACAAAATGATCCGCATGGGTCTCTTCATGGAAATGGGCACCTTGGCCGTGGGCTCGGGAGCTTTAGTGGCCGGAACGTTCGGTATGAACCTCACGCATGGATTCGAAGAACATCCCACAGCCTTCTACGTGACCACGGGTGGCATACTTTTCGTCATTTCCTCGGTCTTTGGCATGACCGTGCGCCGGTACAACGTTATGAACTTTGATTACACCAGTGCTCGGAGCTACCAGGCCTTGAAGCACTTTTTTAGTTATGTTGAGAATATCGAGGCAGCCATTCAGAAGAGTGAAGGCAAGACCATCGATAAGGGCGAATTCCGGACCCTACTCGAACCTGTGATTGGAACGCAGTTATCGCAAGAAGAGATTGACGATATCTTCGAGGTTCTGGATCAGAACCATGATGGCTGGGTAAATATTTCCGAGCTTACTCATCCGGTGAACCGAACATTCATCTCCAAACAGAtgcaaaaacaaagaaaacgcTGA
- the LOC131888252 gene encoding uncharacterized protein LOC131888252 → MLNNSFSHRDPSRMKKLAAIFLSLSILLFEPVRAMQRPPGGRPMYPGASGPPSSIMSPAICSGITGLVVGTGIGIGIGALIFNRPWNRGNVGGGIWFGKRRKRDLWNHEEEDDDDD, encoded by the exons ATGTTGAATAACTCATTTTCACATCGTGATCCATCCAGGATGAAG AAACTAGCCGCCATTTTTCTCAGTCTGAGCATTTTGCTCTTTGAACCCGTCAGAGCCATGCAACGCCCTCCAGGAGGGCGTCCTATGTACCCTGGTGCTTCAGGACCACCTTCGTCAATAATGAGTCCGGCCATTTGCTCCGGTATAACGGGTCTCGTGGTGGGTACCGGAATCGGCATTGGCATCGGCGCTCTCATCTTCAACCGACCGTGGAACCGTGGGAACGTCGGTGGCGGAATCTGGTTCGGCAAGCGGAGGAAACGAGATCTATGGAATcacgaagaagaagatgacgacgatgattgA
- the LOC131887979 gene encoding 6-phosphofructo-2-kinase/fructose-2,6-bisphosphatase 1-like — protein MRPMRRSQSEFVQPGTLGAGRHPNQPHDREEVATSPIGKYGRHFAVASSKRTPGDTSVSSSTSTPHVIALVGLPARGKTYISKKLSRYLNWIGVETKVINLGDYRRKYTNYANHNIFNNDNPEGLRIRNQVCEEGLQDAINYLENEGGEAVVFDATNTTRERRRLLHDTVVKKKGFKLFFVESVCDDETIIDSNIRSVKVTSPDYISFNADQVVEDFKERIKHYEAQYQTLDEELESELSFMKIFNAGEKVLVHKHEGHVESRIVYYLMNIKITPRTIYLTRHGESNYNLQQKLGGDPGLSPRGKDYAQKLGEYMNSLSIPNLLVWTSFMRRTHQTAKHVVGIHERWKTLNELDVGVCDGLTYEEVKGKYPDDFIARDKNKYRYRYPRGESYEDLVARLEPVIMELERHGSVLVVGHQAILRCILAYFEEIDEDELPYLEVPLHTIIKLEPRAYGCHVEFERLNVDCVSTHRPKPKVPGQLQDDIATQLDQIEIHHV, from the exons ATGAGACCTATGCGAAGAAGCCAGAGTGAGTTCGTTCAACCGGGAACTTTGGGGGCTGGCCGGCACCCGAATCAGCCTCATGACCGGGAAGAGGTGGCCACCTCGCCCATAGGAAAATATGGGCGGCATTTCGCAGTGGCCTCCAGCAAGCGAACCCCGGGCGACACTTCGGTGAGTTCGTCCACTTCCACTCCGCACGTGATCGCATTGGTGGGTTTGCCGGCACGAGGAAAAACCTACATCTCGAAGAAACTGTCCAGATATCTCAACTGGATTGGAGTGGAGACTAAG GTGATCAATCTAGGCGATTATCGGCGAAAATATACCAATTATGCCAACCACAATATCTTCAACAACGACAACCCTGAAGGTCTTCGGATCCGAAATCAAGTTTGTGAGGAAGGTCTCCAAGATGCCATCAACTACCTAGAAAACGAAGGAGGGGAAGCGGTGGTGTTCGATGCGACTAACACTACCCGAGAGCGTCGGAGATTGCTCCATGATACCGTGGTCAAGAAGAAAGGCTTTAAGTTGTTCTTTGTCGAGTCGGTCTGCGACGATGAGACCATTATTGATAGCAACATTCGTAGCGTGAAG GTGACAAGTCCGGATTACATCAGCTTCAATGCTGATCAGGTGGTCGAAGATTTCAAGGAGCGTATAAAGCACTACGAGGCCCAATATCAGACCTTGGATGAAGAGCTCGAATCCGAACTGAGCTTCATGAAGATCTTCAATGCGGGCGAAAAGGTCCTAGTCCATAAGCACGAAGGCCATGTGGAGAGTCGGATCGTGTACTAtctcatgaatatcaagatcACTCCTAGGACGATCTACCTCACGCGCCATGGGGAATCCAATTACAATCTACAGCAGAAACTGGGCGGGGATCCCGGGCTATCGCCCAGAGGGAAGGATTACGCCCAAAAGCTGGGCGAATATATGAACAGCCTGAGCATTCCAAATCTCTTGGTGTGGACCTCGTTCATGAGGCGAACGCATCAAACCGCCAAACACGTGGTGGGTATCCACGAAAG ATGGAAAACGCTCAATGAGCTAGACGTGGGTGTGTGCGACGGCTTGACCTACGAAGAGGTCAAGGGCAAGTATCCGGATGATTTTATCGCCCGAGACAAGAACAAGTACCGATATCGGTATCCTCGGGGAGAATCTTACGAGGACCTCGTGGCTCGCTTGGAGCCCGTTATTATGGAGCTGGAACGCCATGGCTCCGTGTTGGTGGTCGGACACCAAGCCATTTTGAG ATGCATTTTGGCCTACTTTGAGGAGATTGACGAAGACGAGTTGCCATATCTGGAGGTCCCTCTCCATACAATAATCAAATTGGAGCCTAGAGCTTATGGATGTCATGTTGAATTTGAGAGATTGAATGTCGATTGCGTGAGCACGCACCGACCCAAGCCCAAAGTTCCCGGACAACTTCAAGATGACAT CGCCACCcaattggatcaaattgaaattcaccATGTGTGA
- the LOC131887601 gene encoding uncharacterized protein LOC131887601 — MNRTDDDPEENDREVLGSHGSHARAHGADDPDDRLSQVSVRSSASQERQVEAQVQLAKRQAEALSVLELEVLEKELADLDARRKKLLLKREMDSLSAEIQARKQIDEEDRRLHDDLLRVHPIRSNPWAPDAAPPPPVVAHDHGSTRGDTALLVEMMRRQTAFSSKITSFTGDPLYFNYFMRQVEDVIEQHLSDGRTRLIRLLEVVEGDPKRLIEGCLFVDDQVCYDEAKRLLKRRYGNDIYIANKFMEELRNWPQVKDNCVKGLQDIYSAMIRCSSIVVDSELNSPRFIGELLQKFSYHVRNSWRTIVLRSRRDPGSRETFQLFVRFVEDLLDKASDPIYGEEAIKAAGSCPKSPPERDSGPKKIGFPRRMTSLVTSTSANMGVCLECGANHDVEKCPKYLNRSKESKQNMIKEKGACFGCLSVGHFSKKCSQRRICKTCERQHPTSLHVEKEKDNEVRIESDMVNVRAIGLKGAVVAMSVVRVVVSHSDDPAKQIEGLALLDPLSSGTFATVALQRALEISGPTTKIAIHTVSGEETVETTVLTGLCVQDPDRGEKVDLRNVFTRKSIPLQPNEIASPRLLERWTAFEGLRPEIARLDPQLPVILLIGADTPDALRPLNVIIGDQSDPLSPYAIKMKLGWSVMGPMGGDASERRVTCNRTLALPNRIVGREVLKDLGVAEMLSSLVDSDFTMPKLPPSLVTIGMDDSMSGDDLKFIEILEQGTRYKNGADEVPLPIRNRPLVLPESRMVALKRVTAIVRTLQGNQSSKRDYFEFMSELIRHEYAREVSPAKLKNTPMGMCHYIPHHAVYHPQKQKIRVVFNCANQVGGRPINDELLTGPDLTNQLVGVLLRFRKEPVAFAGDIEKMFYRVHVPEEDMNYLRFFWFKNNNETEDFVEYEMTRHLFGGRSSPSCANYALRRTAADHGSKFSKSAVDTVNRNFYVDDCLKSVATVEEAVNLTNEVKELWANRELQEALNEMNEEAVAAFLNERGSDYEGWKRNPPAASNFGGVWERQIKSIRAILSSLMKHHGLILNDETFRTLLCEIEGIINSRPLTVENLSDPMSPLPLSPAMLLTQKTKVILPPPGSFVKNDVFCRRHWRRTQYLADQFWTRFRREYLESLQPRSKWIRGQENLEVGDIVILKDDNTPRNLWKLARVIETYPDQEGIVRSARVCVGDRNAKDLKTFSKSEFHRPVNKLILLQRAQHLKGLELIQTIHQEDS, encoded by the exons ATGAACAGGACCGATGATGATCCCGAAGAAAATGACCGCGAGGTGCTTGGGAGCCACGGGAGCCACGCCCGCGCCCACGGTGCTGATGATCCCGACGACCGTCTGAGCCAGGTTAGTGTCAGGTCGAGCGCCTCGCAGGAGAGGCAAGTCGAGGCCCAAGTCCAATTGGCCAAAAGACAGGCCGAGGCCTTAAGTGTCCTCGAGCTCGAGGTCCTGGAGAAAGAGCTGGCTGACTTGGATGCTCGGAGAAAGAAGCTCTTGTTGAAAAGAGAGATGGACAGTCTCTCCGCCGAAATCCAAGCCAGGAAACAGATTGACGAAGAAGATCGCCGATTGCATGACGATTTGTTACGAGTGCATCCGATTCGCTCCAACCCTTGGGCTCCTGACGCGGCCCCACCCCCACCAGTTGTGGCACACGACCATGGCTCTACCCGTGGGGACACAGCGTTGTTGGTGGAAATGATGAGACGCCAAACTGCTTTCAGTTCCAAGATAACCTCATTTACTGGCGATCCCTTGTACTTCAATTATTTTATGAGGCAGGTGGAAGATGTGATCGAGCAACACTTGTCTGATGGACGCACCCGATTAATCCGTTTGTTGGAAGTCGTCGAGGGTGACCCTAAGAGGTTAATTGAAGGCTGTCTGTTTGTGGATGATCAAGTGTGCTATGACGAAGCCAAGCGTCTATTGAAACGGCGCTATGGGAACGACATCTACATTGCCAATAAATTCATGGAAGAGCTAAGAAATTGGCCACAAGTAAAGGACAATTGCGTAAAAGGCCTTCAAGACATCTACTCTGCCATGATTCGTTGTTCCTCGATAGTTGTTGATTCAGAGCTCAATTCACCAAGATTCATCGGCGAGCTTTTGCAGAAGTTTTCCTACCATGTAAGAAATTCGTGGCGTACCATTGTGCTAAGAAGTAGACGAGATCCAGGCAGCCGAGAAACCTTCCAGCTCTTTGTGAGATTTGTGGAAGACCTCTTGGATAAGGCTAGCGACCCCATCTATGGAGAAGAAGCCATAAAGGCCGCCGGATCTTGTCCAAAATCGCCTCCAGAAAGGGATTCCGGACCAAAGAAGATAGGGTTTCCAAGAAGAATGACAAGTTTGGTTACTTCGACAAGCGCCAATATGGGGGTTTGCTTGGAATGTGGGGCTAATCATGACGTTGAGAAGTGTCCCAAATACTTGAACAGATCTAAAGAAAGTAAACAGAATATGATCAAAGAGAAGGGCGCGTGCTTCGGTTGTCTGAGTGTTGGCCACTTTTCCAAGAAGTGCTCTCAACGGCGCATTTGCAAGACATGTGAAAGGCAACACCCAACATCGCTTCACgttgagaaagagaaagataaTGAAGTCCGTATCGAGTCCGATATGGTCAACGTTAGAGCCATTGGATTGAAGGGAGCGGTCGTCGCCATGAGCGTCGTTCGTGTTGTTGTTTCTCATTCGGATGATCCGGCCAAACAGATTGAAGGTCTGGCTCTCCTCGATCCACTTAGCTCAGGGACATTTGCGACTGTTGCTCTCCAAAGGGCCCTTGAAATATCCGGCCCAACAACCAAGATTGCTATCCACACCGTCAGTGGGGAAGAAACCGTAGAGACAACCGTACTGACTGGCCTTTGCGTCCAAGATCCTGATCGGGGTGAGAAAGTGGATTTGAGAAACGTGTTTACGCGAAAATCAATTCCCTTACAGCCGAACGAGATTGCTTCTCCAAGATTACTCGAAAGATGGACCGCCTTTGAAGGGCTGAGGCCCGAAATTGCCCGACTAGATCCTCAGCTACCCGTCATCTTGTTAATTGGCGCCGACACACCCGATGCTCTCCGACCCTTGAACGTTATCATAGGAGATCAGTCCGACCCGCTCTCACCCTAcgccatcaaaatgaaattggggTGGTCGGTAATGGGTCCAATGGGCGGAGATGCGAGTGAGAGAAGAGTTACCTGCAATCGAACCCTTGCTCTTCCAAATAGGATTGTTGGAAGGGAAGTCTTGAAAGATCTCGGGGTTGCCGAGATGCTTTCCAGCCTGGTGGATTCGGACTTTACTATGCCTAAGCTCCCACCCTCGCTCGTAACGATAGGTATGGACGACTCCATGTCTGGAGACGACTTgaaatttattgaaattttggagcaaGGGACCAGATACAAGAATGGAGCTGATGAGGTCCCCCTCCCAATTAGAAATCGACCATTGGTGTTACCTGAGAGCAGGATGGTGGCCTTAAAGCGTGTTACTGCTATTGTGAGGACGCTCCAGGGCAATCAGTCTTCCAAAAGAGACTACTTTGAATTCATGAGTGAGTTGATCCGACATGAATATGCTCGAGAGGTGAGTCCAGCTAAGCTGAAGAATACGCCCATGGGCATGTGCCACTACATACCCCATCATGCTGTCTATCACCCCCAAAAACAGAAGATTCGGGTGGTTTTCAATTGCGCTAACCAAGTGGGTGGTCGCCCCATCAATGACGAACTTCTTACTGGACCCGACCTGACCAATCAACTTGTTGGTGTTTTGTTACGCTTCCGGAAAGAACCCGTTGCTTTTGCCGgagacattgaaaaaatgttttatcgGGTTCACGTGCCGGAAGAAGACATGAATTATTTGCGGTTCTTCTGGTTCAAGAATAACAACGAAACGGAAGATTTTGTAGAGTACGAGATGACTCGTCATTTGTTCGGGGGTCGTAGTTCCCCAAGTTGCGCGAATTATGCTCTTCGACGAACGGCTGCGGATCACGGGTCGAAGTTCAGCAAAAGTGCTGTTGACACCGTCAACAGGAACTTCTATGTCGATGATTGCCTCAAGAGCGTCGCCACAGTTGAGGAAGCAGTGAACCTTACTAATGAAGTCAAGGAGCTTT GGGCCAATCGAGAGTTACAAGAGGCTCTGAATGAGATGAATGAAGAGGCCGTAGCCgcgtttttgaatgaaagaggCTCCGATTACGAGGGCTGGAAGCGCAATCCCCCAGCTGCATCCAACTTTGGAGGTGTCTGGGAACGCCAGATCAAGTCCATCCGTGCGATCCTTTCGTCCCTCATGAAGCATCATGGTCTCATCTTGAACGACGAAACCTTCAGAACTTTATTGTGCGAGATAGAAGGAATCATTAATTCCAGACCGCTAACCGTGGAGAATCTGAGCGACCCAATGAGTCCTTTGCCGTTAAGTCCTGCAATGCTCTTGACCCAAAAGACAAAGGTAATCTTGCCACCGCCTggatcatttgtcaaaaacgACGTGTTTTGCCGAAGACATTGGCGACGAACCCAATACCTGGCAGATCAGTTCTGGACCCGATTCCGGAGAGAATATCTAGAGTCCCTTCAACCAAGATCGAAATGGATCAGGGGTCAGGAAAATCTGGAGGTTGGGGATATCGTCATCCTCAAAGATGATAACACTCCACGAAACCTGTGGAAACTCGCTAGGGTCATCGAGACTTATCCGGACCAGGAAGGAATTGTTCGTAGTGCTCGTGTTTGTGTTGGTGATCGAAATGCGAAAGATCTGAAGACGTTCTCAAAGTCAGAATTTCATCGCCCGGTAAACAAGCTCATCTTACTCCAACGAGCACAACACCTCAAAGggttggagttgatccaaacGATTCACCAAGAAGATTCTTAG
- the LOC131888250 gene encoding methionine--tRNA ligase, cytoplasmic-like, translated as MVSKQKGENERLKVEDTQDTSKDPPVTAEELQSALRNFITLDAEQRKPPVSKPKPYLPESKANGRRNVLVTSALPYVNNVPHLGNIVGCVLSADVFARFCRLRNYNTLYICGTDEYGTSTETKALKEGLTPQEICDKYHKLHADIYRWFNIAFDHFGRTTTQQQTEVAQDIFWSLHKAGNLLEDAIDQLYCEKCEKFLADRFVEGVCPMCGFDDARGDQCDACGKLINAPDLIKPRCKICSTAPKIKQSRHIFLDLPKIEPELDKWLTEASKSWTNNARVIARSWLKGGLQPRCITRDLKWGTPVPMKGYEDKVFYVWYDAPIGYISITANYTKDWEKWWKNPDEVEHYEFMAKDNVPFHSVIFPACQLGTKQDWTIVNHLMATEYLNYEDAKFSKSRGIGVFGNDAMDTGIPSDIWRFYLTYIRPENQDSAFQWDDLMLKNNSELLGNLGNFVNRALKFCKENFEGKIVEMKLNLDDQKFLVLVTRHIKQYVEALEGAKERDAIVQLLSISRLGNQLMQANKPWKLVKSESREDRARAGTVVSLSVNTACLLSILIEPFIPDIAGTLKKQLNFAPGSAPVLDVHFLCLLKPGHVIGDPAPMIREIKADEIKALKQKYQGDQESREKTKATKYPGK; from the exons ATGGTGTCGAAACAAAAGggtgaaaatgaaagattgaaagtgGAAGATACCCAAGACACGTCGAAGGATCCTCCTGTGACCGCCGAGGAGTTGCAATCGGCTTTAAGGAATTTTATTACATTGGATGCCGAGCAAAGGAAACCCCCTGTGAGCAAGCCCAAACCCTATCTACCGGAGTCCAAAGCGAATGGCAGAAGGAATGTCTTGGTCACTTCGGCTTTACCGTATGTGAACAATGTTCCTCATTTGGGTAATATCGTGGGGTGTGTTCTCTCTGCCGATGTATTTGCTCGCTTTTGTCGATTGAGAAACTATAACACCCTGTACATTTGTGGAACGGATGAGTACGGTACGTCCACGGAGACCAAGGCCCTTAAAGAAGGGTTGACCCCTCAGGAGATTTGTGATAAGTACCACAAGCTTCACGCCGATATCTACCGATGGTTCAATATCGCCTTTGACCATTTTGGTCGAACTACAACTCAACAACAGACAGAGGTGGCTCAGGACATATTTTGGAGCCTTCATAAGGCTGGAAATTTGTTGGAAGATGCTATTGATCAGCTCTATTGCGAGAAGTGTGAAAAGTTCCTGGCTGACCG ATTCGTGGAAGGAGTGTGTCCTATGTGCGGCTTTGATGATGCCCGAGGGGATCAATGCGATGCCTGTGGCAAGCTCATCAACGCTCCTGATCTCATTAAGCCACGATGTAAAATCTGCTCGACTGCGCCTAAAATTAAGCAGAGCCGACACATTTTCCTCGATCTGCCCAAGATTGAGCCCGAATTAGACAAATGGTTGACGGAAGCCTCCAAATCCTGGACCAATAACGCTAGAGTGATTGCAAGATCTTGGTTGAAAGGAGGTCTTCAACCTAGATGTATCACTCGTGACTTGAAATGGGGAACACCAGTCCCTATGAAGGGATATGAGGACAAGGTGTTCTATGTTTGGTATGATGCTCCCATTGGATACATCAGTATCACGGCCAATTACACGAAAGATTGGGAGAAGTGGTGGAAGAACCCGGACGAGGTCGAACATTACGAGTTCATGGCCAAAGACAACGTTCCGTTCCATTCGGTGATCTTCCCTGCTTGTCAATTGGGCACCAAGCAGGACTGGACAATTGTTAACCATCTCATGGCCACGGAATATTTGAACTATGAGGATGCCAAATTCTCTAAGAGTCGAGGAATTGGCGTCTTTGGCAACGATGCCATGGACACTGGGATTCCAAGTGACATCTGGAGGTTCTACCTCACCTATATTCGCCCCGAAAACCAGGACTCCGCATTCCAGTGGGACGATTTGATGCTCAAGAATAACTCCGAGCTGTTGGGCAACTTAGGGAACTTCGTGAACCGCGCTTTGAAGTTCTGTAAGGAAAACTTTGAGGGTAAGATTGTCGAGATGAAGCTGAACCTGGATGACCAGAAATTCCTGGTTTTGGTCACGCGACATATCAAACAATATGTGGAAGCCTTGGAAGGGGCCAAAGAGCGGGACGCCATCGTTCAACTCTTGAGCATTTCTCGTCTGGGAAATCAACTCATGCAGGCCAACAAACCCTGGAAATTAGTCAAGAGCGAATCAAGAGAAGATCGAGCTCGAGCTGGAACCGTGGTTAGCTTGAGCGTGAACACGGCGTGTCTCCTGTCCATTTTAATCGAGCCATTCATACCAGATATTGCCGGCACCttaaaaaagcaattgaaCTTCGCACCAGGCTCTGCCCCGGTTCTGGATGTCCATTTTTTATGTCTCTTGAAACCCGGGCATGTTATTGGGGATCCAGCTCCAATGATTCGCGAGATCAAAGCCGACGAAATCAAGGcactgaaacaaaaatatcaggGCGATCAAGAGAGTCGCGAAAAAACCAAAGCGACGAAATATCCTGGAAAATAG